One Nitrosopumilus sp. genomic region harbors:
- a CDS encoding multicopper oxidase domain-containing protein, translating into MILVISLLLGFSVVMIYPTISEAQSEEKTFVTHSGALVKTSGEIIDPLYVISDVEFDPMEYLRDFNYGKVTQLSDGTTLREYTIIAEDDKIMEVSPGVFYNVWTFNGTVPGPTIRATEGDLLRIKFINNGDKQHTIHFHGIHPAEMDGVFEPVGANGGQFVYEFTAGPTGVHPYHCHVMPLEEHIVHGLYGVFIVDPKEGRMQADEMVMVLNGLDTDFDTENNFYAANTIPFYYQHHPIQINTNELIRIYVVNMVEFDPINNFHLHGNLYKYYPTGTDLIPSFYTDMITLSQTERGIMEFEYQYPGKYLFHAHKVEFSEKGWVGIFLAKNSPVTNEDFEYGS; encoded by the coding sequence ATGATCCTAGTGATATCTCTACTACTTGGTTTCTCTGTAGTGATGATCTATCCGACAATCTCTGAAGCTCAATCCGAAGAGAAAACATTTGTTACGCATTCTGGTGCATTAGTAAAAACATCTGGGGAAATAATTGATCCACTCTATGTTATATCTGATGTAGAATTTGATCCCATGGAATACTTGAGAGATTTCAACTATGGTAAAGTAACACAACTTTCTGATGGAACTACGTTGAGAGAATATACGATAATAGCTGAAGATGATAAAATAATGGAGGTATCTCCAGGTGTTTTCTATAATGTTTGGACTTTTAATGGAACTGTTCCAGGACCAACAATTAGAGCAACTGAAGGTGATCTGTTAAGAATAAAATTTATCAATAATGGTGATAAACAACACACAATACATTTTCATGGAATTCATCCAGCAGAAATGGATGGAGTTTTTGAACCAGTAGGGGCAAATGGGGGACAATTTGTATATGAATTCACAGCAGGACCTACAGGCGTTCATCCATATCATTGTCATGTAATGCCTCTAGAGGAACATATTGTTCATGGTCTTTATGGTGTCTTTATTGTTGATCCAAAAGAAGGAAGAATGCAAGCCGATGAAATGGTAATGGTTCTTAATGGTCTTGATACTGATTTTGATACTGAAAATAATTTCTATGCTGCAAACACTATTCCATTTTATTATCAGCATCATCCGATCCAAATTAACACCAATGAGTTAATTCGAATTTATGTTGTAAATATGGTTGAATTTGATCCTATCAATAATTTTCATCTTCATGGAAATTTGTACAAGTATTATCCTACAGGAACTGATCTAATTCCATCGTTTTATACAGATATGATTACACTATCTCAAACTGAACGTGGAATAATGGAATTTGAATACCAATATCCTGGCAAATATCTATTCCATGCGCATAAGGTGGAATTTTCAGAAAAAGGATGGGTTGGGATATTTCTTGCAAAGAATAGTCCTGTGACAAATGAGGATTTTGAATATGGAAGTTAG